The stretch of DNA tagaaaattaaaatgaatcaaaCATATAATGGATGCCTCTATATAATCACAATTAAAGGGCAGCTACCATAACCACTTGGTATTTAAAACTATAGCAAAGGAAATTATCAGGTGTGTCAACATGAGTTCGTATGTACATGACAATAGATCTAATACGAGACAGATTAAGGTCTGTGGGGGAAATGAGCAAGACAGACACAGTGTGTGGCGCAGGTCTCAGGGAGGCATTTATTTATTCCTGGGGCTACAGCGTGTGAAGAGGAATATCAGCCTGGCATTCTAGCCTGCTGGTGGCAAAACGTGTGCTTCCCATCCGGCGACTCGAGCACTCAGCGGTGGAGGAATCCTCCATACTACCCTCCTGGACCCACGAGGACACCAGCGTAAAAAGACTGTCGCGAATGCTCAAGTTGTCAGAACCACAGTCTGGATTGGAAGCATGCGTGTAGCCACTGATGGGCTAGGATGCTGGGCCGCCATTCCCCCTCAACGTGCCGTGGCCACCAGAAGAGCCGCTTGAGAGAAGCTGCCACCCCTCACACCCTGGACCAGAGAGAAGGTAGCATGTGTGGCCATCGGACCCTGTCCTCTTACCTGGACCTCTTTTCCTGACTTGACACTGCCTATTCTTCACAATTCCAGCACCAGATTCCCTGTTTATTTGGACACTTTTCCATTTTAGTAGttaaataaatgcctttccggGGCCTGATGCCACATCCACTGTGTTTGTCTTGCTCGTCCCACCACAGATCATGTGAATAGTCTCACAAAATCATATTTGAGTTTTGGCCCACATTCAGCTGTGGTGTGAAGGTAGCCTTAATTTTAAGGCCGGGAGACACCACCCCGACTAGCGGCAATGAAAGCCGCCGGTGTAGTTGCCTCACGTCGGCTGcgttggggaaaaaaatatgtgCTTGAACACACCGAAAGAACTTAAACCGACTGTCAACTAGCACGCGAGTTCTGCGCCTGTGTATAAAGGAGATAACTGTCTATTTAAGCAGATATGAAGAGTTgggttccaaaacgcgataaacgccttttttttattttattttttttgagtttccgccaaaatcagtattatATCttgtcggtattgaaaagtcattcaTTTGCACAAAATGCGATATTCgttgttattctgtcatgttttctccctttctttccaaaacgcgacaaacaccagtctcccttctctgcagaatgcgatatatccgctcaaccaatcacagcgcaccataccacacactgtaaacagtaatggcgGCGCTCTGAATACACCCGGCATCCTAGTTTTCCTTACTTTGTGATcgacaaaaacagaaaaattaataattttgatgaacctgtggtGGTTTCTGCGGTGGGGAAAAGATGTAAGTCATtgaaatgtaatcatttacGTGAGGAGATTAAGAAGATAAGGCACTCGAGTCAGGATGAGGAAATTATGCTGGCTGTTGCTTGTTCAACAACAGCATCAAACTTCTGTCACGGTCCCCAAAACTGAATCATGagccgtttttaataccaatgtactcggcaaatgtgttAATTTTAACCGTGCAGTGGCTCCAGAAactctttaatcggtaatgacaaacggagacataattaatttaacattaacaagatgacccattgaattcattttgggagcgacgatGTATTTTTTGTCAAATCCCTGAATATAAGATTAGGATTGAcaaagttcagaggctgtcatatatgtgaatcaacttattttgctgtgtattttcaatttgaaaaataacttttatattgatggattaattgcattctgaaaaaaaaaaaaaaaaaaaacatgtcatggatttattgcattttggggaaaaaataatcagtttttattataaacCTAGATTTGaatctttaatgtttttataaccaaaagatgctatgtgaaagtttgaaacagaaaatagtggttttcatcttgccgctttcttggtaaagaaaacacctttttactcaaattaatcaaaatggatttgGAAATGGAGCGTTTTGGAacaaaactcttcatatatttgTCTATATTcatcattcaaaaagtgaaagtgaaactaAGACTGTATGTATACAAACCATAAACAAAGCAGCACTTGCTTACTGTTCTGAATATCAATCATGCTTATCACGTTCTTTATTCCACTCCACTCAtgttattatgaaaatatttatgcATTCGAGTGCTCAGGTAAGATGACGTAAAATTGGAACAACCTTCTATCTGTGCCGTCATGACTTATTTGCTTGCTTTCATAACTTTTGCTTATATTCTTGTGAACTGACTGGTTTACTATACTGAACAGCCGATCAGAGTTCTCTCTCTCGCCAATGGTGAAAAAAAGACAACGAGGACctacttcagccgacggtgcagaacacactgaggAAACTTAGTCGGCCAACGCACAAAAATTGTCCGACGGTCgactgtcggcttggtgtgttccgggttTTACACAGGTGCATGTTTTCTGGTGCCATTTTAAATGGCCAAGCCatttaaaactctttccacacatgGAACACAAATATGGTCTTACATTCGCATGAGTTCGCAAATGGTGTTTCAATAATCTCTGATGTGTGAAATTTATTTTACACTGAAGACATCTGTAAAGCCTCTCCTCGATGTGAAATCTCATGTGAGTTTTGAGGCTTATGTTatgtctgaaactctttccacagtgatggcacatgaaaggcttctctccagtgtgaagtcTCATGTGAGTTTGGAGGCTTACATTATGTCTGAAACTGTTTCCACAGTGAGGACATGtaaaaggcttttctccagtgtgaactctcatgtgagcTTTCAGATTTCCTTTATGTGTGAAATTCTTTCCACAGTGATGGCACATGAGAGGGTTTTTGCCAACATGGGTGAATACATGCATCCTAAGGTTTTTACTGTTAGGGAAACTCCTTCCACACTGATTACACACAAAACAATTCACTCTTGAGTGAATCTTCATGTGGTAATCAAGGGATATTTTACGTGTGAAACATTTTCCACATTGAACACAtatgaatggcttctctccagcaTGGATTCTCATGTGAGTCTTTAGGTTTCCATTGTGTGAAAAGGTCTTTTTACACAGTTTGCATGTGTGAgggctctctccagtgtgaattctcatgtgggaATCAAGGGTCACTTTATATGTGAAACTCTCTCCGCACTGAGAGCAtttgaaaggcttctctccagtgtgaattctcatgtgagtCTTAAGGCATTTGTTGAACTGGAAACTTCTTTCACACTGGTTGCATTTGAAAGGCTTCTCTTCAGTGTGAATTCTTTTTACATGCCTGTTAAGGCATTGCTTATCtgggaaactctttccacactgctGACATATAAAACAGTCCTCTCTTATGTGAATCCTCATGTGGCCATTAAGGGTTGTTTTAcatctgaaactctttccacactgatcacatgtgaatggcctctctccagtatgaattttCATGTGATAACTAAGGTTTAGTTCTGTTTTAAAGCTGTTTCCACACAGtttgcaggtgtaaggcttctctTCAGAGTGAATTTTCATGTGCCTGTTAAGGGATCCCTTTTGAGTGAAACTTCTTCCACACAGATGGCaagtgtaaggcttctctccagtgtgaattctcatgtgcctTTTAAGACTTCCTCTTTCAGTGAAACTttgtccacactgttggcaggtgaaagggcTCACTCCATTGTGAATTCCCATGTGGACCTTAAGGTCACCATGTTGgctgaaactcttcccacattgaaAGCAGGAGAAATAACTTTTAGTTTCCATCTTCTTAGCTCTGTTTTGTGAGGAATTCTTTACAGTCTGTGAGAAACTAAAGGATTTTTCTCCACTTATGAAACCATGATGTTTTTCATATTGTTCTTTCTCTTCAATTTCATTCAATACTCCACTCTCCTCTTTTAGTGGCATCAGGTCTAAGGCAAAAAGAGACAAATACAAGTTCTTCTCAGCGTAATGTCCCACAGCAACAGACATCAACACATTTAAGATGTTTAAAGCATCAAAACCAACAAATATTTGCAGTCCTATACAAATGAAACTACTAAAAGAGTTGTATTCTCAAAACCTCTCATCAATATTGTTAACTCTGTTTTCtatagtgttttgaaatcggcccatcactagatattgttgaaaagtcattattatggttttttttttttttttggcacacaaaaagtattgctttataatattaatattgaaccactgtactcacatgaactcaaaattcaaatatgtttttagtacctttatggatcttgaaaaataatgattataaaaaataatcaatcaCTAACAAATCTGTTTATCACTTAATTATGTCTGCATGCAGTGCATGGAAAGCATGTCACTTTACAGCAGTAAATAACCCAAGTTGTTTAAAACATGAGAATACATCATATTAAGCACAAAActcaaacattaaaacaaactaACTCATAAGAATACAGTTTAACGAGTGCTTGCTGTATTAAGGGTTTTGACAGATGCGTTGTGTTGTTGAATGCTTTTAAGACATGTTTTCTCCACTGCAAAGCTTACATTTTATGGTTATTTCCTTATTTGTAAAGGTTAGGAAGTGACAAGAATTTCCATTTTGAATAAAGGTTAATCAATATACAATTGTGGTTTACACCTTGTAGAGTCTTCAAAGACttaaaattttaacaaaattcaggagtcagacagctctcggatttcatcaaaactatcttaatttgtgttccgaaaatgaacaaaggtcttacaggtgtgaaacgacatgagggtgagtagcctaattaattacagaattaaaatttttgagtgaactaaccctttcaatAGACATTACATAGGCTGCTAGCCCAAAAAATCAATTTGAAAAAACTCTATAGGAAGTGGCGAAGTCACGCAGTCCATGAGGGACAGATCGTTAACTATAAAAATGACAAGAACGTCACGTCTGAAAGCTGCAGTCATTTTTTATagtttaaaatgaatggagGATATCTCACATTTTTCCGCTGGTGCTCAGTGCCTATAGCCAATAGTTCATGATAGGCTATAGTTAACAAGTATGCCCATACAGCGCTATTGTGCATGCGCTTTTGTGATGCGATGTTATGTTGAATCaaatcaattattttttttctgaatctACTTTATGAAATGtctgtttgatgctttacacaataatgactttaaattatcttttgggGATAATTTCTCAGTTGAATTTGATGTACAATAAATGTGTGATTACTTagattgacaatattagattAATTAACTGCCATgtaattaatcatttaattaattaaacattttaatcactTCCCAGccctaattattatatattcttCTCAGATGAATGTTAATTAAGAGTGCTGTATAATTAAATTAACAGTACATTTCAGTGTTTAGTTCACTCATCCCCTTTCGTCACTCCGTGTACCCCAGTTTGACATTCAGATGATATTCTTCAAAGATATTGTTCATTACTGTAGAGACATTTTAAAAAGGCTTAAATGGCAGAGTTCAGCTTTGAGaatgaaaccaacctgtttgttcctcggTATCTTCTTGTTTCACGCTGAAAACTTCTTCAATCTTAATTTCTTcaatctcctctttaataaacgccaTCTTTAAAATAGTGTCACATGGAGCTCAGCTGCTTCACCGGGAGTTTTTCTGTGTGGTTAGACAATTTGTCATGTTTAAGATGAGAGTAATTATTGGAAAGAAAATTAAATCCAAACTAAATCTgagtgtgtctcaatcagctccctagttcagtagtcagtgCACTAGCAAGGGAGTCAGAGTGATCTTAAATagcaaaattatattttttaaatgtatttgttaacCCTAAACATGACTATTTCTAAACCATATAAAAATAGTCTTGTATGTAGTGCTCCAACACATTGCGTTTATCATGCATTTTTATGAATATGGGTGTGCACCCGCGAACCGTACCCAAGTCCACataaaaagggtggtctggggtaGGGTTAATGCGAACTCCAGTACGGTTTGCTGCTGATATGAATGCAATCATACTAAATCACAGAAATGAACTGCTATTTGTGAAGAGCAGGGTGGGGCGAGAGCTGTGAGGGAACGGCCAGAGGCCGGTGATGCGAGTGATAGCGAGTGTCAGCTGCGCATTGCACCGGTCTCGTATCTCTCacagaggagctccggaagcataaaaggaggagcgacgacagtgaaggataagagaggaccaggcctggattttatgttatgttttattatgtatgTGTGTCCCTCATGGACGTCTGCCAgcatttacttttgttttgtatttgtttatacaTTAAATctgtttgaacgttcgccggttcccgcctacTACTTCCCGTACAAACAAACTGTGTTACGCTCAGTGTGGAGTAAGTTACTTCAAAAAAGTAATTACATCATCAATGctgtatttaaaatacttattgtattaaattacttttaagtAACTCAACTcattactaattactttttaaaatcccTATAAACATTGACCGGATAGACAATAAAAAGGAAactcttttaataatttaaataggAATCAAACATGGAATAGTCTAGCCTTTTAtagctttttaaaacattttagctTCATTAAAACATACTATAATACTTATTTtttctattatatttatttaatctatGTTCTAatatatttatctatgcttgtgaTGTTCATTATTTTGCACGTTTTTTTAATAAGCATGTGGAGCACAAGTACGCCCATTAAAGCATTAAAGCTTTTTCAGTTGCTCATGGTGGACTGTACTGATAATGAATGTATAGGCctattgtttatttaatttggttAATCTTTTAATATCTATTAATATAACATTCCATAAATTATCAGAGCTTGGTAGACAAGATAAATAGACagataattattatatttagactattgtaaaaatatatatttaaatatacaaatcatatatatatatatatatatatatatatatatatatatatatatatataaaatatatatatttgtatgttACTTAGACGTTATTAGAtagataaattataaaataatactagtaacactttacaataaggttcattagttaacattagttaactacattagtagTAATAATGTACtgcatttacacagcatttattaatctttgttcattttaaacatttattaatacattattaaaatcttgttaaaattagttaatgcactgtgaactaacatgaacagctgtattttcatTTACTAACGTTAAAGAATTAGTAAATAAAGTAACAAATGTAtaagttcatgttagttaatacattaactaatgtttaactaatgaaccttattgtaaagtgttaccaattaccataatatttaattcatacatacatatacatacatactcGTGTGGCACGCACTTTGCACACAAACATGTTCACTGATGTTAGATAAGGCATTACACAATTACATTCcataataaataattcaacagttctataaaaaaaactataattttgtCTAAAAGTTATGTTTCGAAACATTTTAAACGCTTAAAAGCACAAACCTTTCTTCTGACGAATCACAGACGCAGGCGCGCGGCGCAGCCTTATGACGTGATATATCGCAAGACCAAAATAAAAGCCATCTTCATGCGCTAAATTTAGCGCATAAAACTTTACATACAggaaacacaaaaataatacaatatatatcagtgtgtaGTCATATTTAAATTCTTGATTTAAATTCTTGCATGTTTAAATacgcatgtttttttttgtttttttgtttttaatgaatgaatatatctGTTTGCGCACAGCTTtcctgtcaaacaaatatatttactgaataaaacaaataaaaaaatactatatcaggtcggctttgtcAAGTTCAGCAGCCCTCCCTTCGCGACACGCCATTCATTCCCGAACGCGAGCTACGCCCCGCCTCGtgtttgctgctggctgaaaacttgACAACTATTCCCTCGAAAATGCAACTGCTGTCTGGCGAtgagaagcgaaaaagaaaaaagccctagatggatccatcccgtgcatttctttcaggtaggctaggctatatgttcacaaacctgaaagTTTTGGCTATTTAAgagttatttatacatttaacgctGCATTAGTAGTTTGACCACCATCaacacatctgcctgatttgatactaatgaaatttatgtcatattataatttcaattatttgattgtgctatgcattgcgttATGAACCATGTTAAAGATATCTGTAGGGCTGTCAATACCAGAAAAGGAGCATTCCATGGACGCACATCCATAAACCACATTATTAGACAATTTTCTAAGGATGCATGGTTTAataaaactgtttaaaaatcataatacagtattagctacataatgctattcttaaatctaCGCTTACACTTACatgaataaaagtttaaaccctcgctctgtctttgcatgtttgatgtccacatattcttgttgaagaaattacagtggctgtagcatttctatcacaaagaagtggctgaatattattattaaactaataatatattttttagttatGGTGGTTGGCTTTGATCGTGCTGTACTGTGTAACTACTAAAATCAGCAGGCTTTTGGCGCCccctgcaggcatttgttataatatataatgtactcttgatgtgtttaaatatgcagattagcttgttttggttaatttggaagaaatctacagatgcaaagaGACTGATGGTAGAAGGCTAAAAACAAACACCATCTAAATGTGTAGACTTAGGGttaagttttctttccattagagtaaaagacatggAAACAAAAATGGACCAcaatcttaaaattgtccacttcatgaaagaagtattccaataacaccaaaagaaataaaacgatttttgatttgtgcaaaataaacattatatagattatgtccctctccttggtgcagtcatttattctaaatgtatatagctacttgaaaatagttgcTGTTGTCTGCTCTTGTAATAAACCGagtgaatactaaagaagaccatggtctctgtgtgaactaattattttgtagaaatctgtggagtataaaacaattgcatgagtgtaagggaagtcaaagttgtcttaatatatttaagggttcattattttttaaataaataattatgagaagtgcccttttttccacttgagcccctgccccccaaaatgtctgtgcacgtccctgccaGGGGTTGGAAACTGTGTCATATAACTAGGTGTGTCAATAAAATACCTGTATAATGTGTAAATACCTGAGCAATACCTGTAGATTTGTAAAATATCTTAGCTTGTAGGGTTTCTAATTTAAGAAATGTATCTAGCATTGGGATTTATCTTAACATGTTGCTTTTATCTTAACACCATGCTTTTAGGGGATGAAGAAAAAATCTTTTCCTCTGAGGCTAATCATTTTGAGCCCTAAACATACAGTCTAATGTCAAAAggacaaagaaaaaataaaatctgtaaaataattacaattacTAATTGGCAGACAGAGTTTAACAATACACAAAATAGACTTTCTATTAATAATTTACAAAAGAGGCAATTAAACTGATCATATGTAAATGTTTGTATACGTGCACAAAATTGCTGTTACAGTTTTAGTGTTCAAAAACATACTCTTTTGCTATGCAACAGTGAATAGCAGAGGAAGAAACTGGACTCTTTCTCTGTTCTTTTGTATTTGGTGCTGTTTACCATCATAGCAAATAAAAAATCTGAATGGCTGTTTGTTTCTTCTCCAGACAAGCCGATGTcagaaatgaaaagttgcgcaGTGCTGCccttgtgcgtgtgtgtgcgcattTTAACGCAACATTTGGAGtaatgaaaacatatttaaaaggtgccctagaattaaaaattgaatttatctttgcATAGTTCattaacaagagttcagtacatggaaatgacatacagtgagtctcaaaaaccgttgtttcctccttcttatataaatctcatttgtttaaaagacctcagaaaaacaggcgaatctcaacataacacagaatGTGATGCAACAGTccggatcattaatatgtacgcccccaaatatttgcatatgccagcccatgttcaaggcattacacaagggcagccagtattaaagaTGCCctcgaatcagaatttgaatttaccttggtatagttgaataacaagagttcagtacatggaaaagacatacattgagtttcaaaccccattgtttcctccttcttatgtaaatctcatttgtttaaaagactcccggaaaacactcggatctcaacataacaccgactgttacgtaacagtcaggatcattaatatgtatgaccccaatatttgcataatgccagcccattcgacacattagacaaggaaaggcagtattaacggctggatctgtgcacagacaaggtaagcaagcaagaacaacaacagcgaaaaatggcagatggagcaacaataactgacatgatccatgatatcatgatatttttagtgatatttgtaaatagtctttctaaatatttcattagcatgttgctaatatactgttaaatgtggttaaagttaccatcgtttcttactgtatttacggagacaagagccgtcgctattttcatttttaaacacttgcagtctgtataatgcataaacacaacttcattctttataaatctctccaacagtgtgtaatgtttgtgtaatgttagcatatagcctcaaactcacacagaatcaaacgtaaccatctaagtaaatactttactcacataattcgaagcatgcatacagcatgcatgacgaacatcttttAAAGATACATCGAcagctcgtggggcagaggaagcgcatctcttaaaggggccgtgctgaaaaaatcagtgcatagttaatgatgccccaaaataggcagttaaaaaaatttattaaaaaaatctatggggtattttgagctgaaacttcacagacacattcaggggacaccttagacttatattacatcttgtaaaaaaacaatctagggcacctttaacgtctggatgtgcacagctgaatcatcagactaggtaaccaagcaagaacaatagcaaaaaatggcagatggaggaataataactgacatgatccatgataacatgatatttttagtgatatttgtaaattgtctttctaaatgtttcgttagcatgttgctaatgtactgttaaatttggttaaagttaccatcgtctcttactgtattcacagagacaagactgtcgttattttcattttttaaacacttgcagtctgtaaacacaacttcattctttataaatctctccaacagtgtgtaatgttagctttagccacggagcatagcctcaaactcattctgaatcaaatgtaaacatcaaaataaacactgtacttaagcgattagacatgctgcatgatgaacactttgtaaagaacaattttgagggttatattagctgtgtgaactttgtttatgctgttaaaggcaagcacgagctccgtgggcggggagcgtgagcatttaaaggggccgcagcctaaattggctcatatttaatgatgccccaaaataggcagttaaaaaaattaataaaagaaaaatctatgg from Chanodichthys erythropterus isolate Z2021 chromosome 8, ASM2448905v1, whole genome shotgun sequence encodes:
- the LOC137024114 gene encoding zinc finger protein 160-like, which gives rise to MAFIKEEIEEIKIEEVFSVKQEDTEEQTDLMPLKEESGVLNEIEEKEQYEKHHGFISGEKSFSFSQTVKNSSQNRAKKMETKSYFSCFQCGKSFSQHGDLKVHMGIHNGVSPFTCQQCGQSFTERGSLKRHMRIHTGEKPYTCHLCGRSFTQKGSLNRHMKIHSEEKPYTCKLCGNSFKTELNLSYHMKIHTGERPFTCDQCGKSFRCKTTLNGHMRIHIREDCFICQQCGKSFPDKQCLNRHVKRIHTEEKPFKCNQCERSFQFNKCLKTHMRIHTGEKPFKCSQCGESFTYKVTLDSHMRIHTGESPHTCKLCKKTFSHNGNLKTHMRIHAGEKPFICVQCGKCFTRKISLDYHMKIHSRVNCFVCNQCGRSFPNSKNLRMHVFTHVGKNPLMCHHCGKNFTHKGNLKAHMRVHTGEKPFTCPHCGNSFRHNVSLQTHMRLHTGEKPFMCHHCGKSFRHNISLKTHMRFHIEERLYRCLQCKINFTHQRLLKHHLRTHANVRPYLCSMCGKSFKWLGHLKWHQKTCTCVKPGTHQADSRPSDNFCALAD